From Primulina tabacum isolate GXHZ01 chromosome 2, ASM2559414v2, whole genome shotgun sequence, one genomic window encodes:
- the LOC142537106 gene encoding prohibitin-3, mitochondrial-like yields the protein MGSNQAAVSFLTNIARAAFGLGIGATVLNSSLYTVDGGQRAVLFDRFRGVIDDTVGEGTHFLIPWLQKPFIFDIRTRPHTFSSVSGTKDLQMVNLTLRVLSRPEVHRLPDIFKTLGLEYDEKVLPSIGNEVLKAVVAQFNADQLLTERPHVSALVRESLIRRAKDFNIVLDDVAITHLSYGAEFSKAVEQKQVAQQEAERSKFVVAKAEQERRAAIIRAEGESESAKLISDATAAAGMGLIELRKIEAAKENAATMSRNGNVMYLPSNNNMLLGVNPGR from the exons ATGGGTAGCAATCAAGCTGCAGTCTCATTCCTTACGAATATTGCGCGAGCCGCTTTCGGACTGGGTATCGGCGCCACCGTCCTCAATTCATCCCTCTATACCGTCGACGGCGGCCAACGTGCTGTACTCTTCGATCGTTTCCGTGGCGTTATTGATGACACCGTCGGGGAAGGGACACACTTTCTGATTCCCTGGCTTCAAAAACCATTCATCTTCGACATCCGCACGCGTCCTCACACTTTCTCTTCTGTTTCAG GGACCAAGGATCTGCAGATGGTAAATCTGACACTGCGTGTACTCTCACGCCCCGAGGTCCACCGCCTACCAGACATATTCAAAACCCTAGGGCTTGAATACGATGAGAAAGTCCTCCCATCCATTGGAAATGAGGTTCTCAAAGCTGTGGTTGCACAATTCAATGCTGATCAATTGCTCACTGAACGTCCCCATGTTTCTGCCCTTGTGCGTGAGAGTTTGATTCGCAGGGCAAAGGATTTCAATATTGTGCTAGATGATGTAGCTATCACACATTTGTCCTATGGTGCTGAGTTCTCCAAGGCCGTGGAACAGAAGCAGGTGGCCCAACAGGAGGCAGAGAGATCAAAGTTCGTGGTGGCAAAGGCCGAGCAAGAGAGGAGGGCTGCCATTATTAGGGCTGAAGGGGAAAGTGAGTCTGCTAAGCTGATTTCTGATGCAACTGCTGCTGCAGGAATGGGGCTGATCGAGCTGAGGAAGATCGAGGCCGCCAAGGAAAATGCTGCTACCATGAGCAGGAATGGGAATGTTATGTACCTGCCTAGTAACAATAACATGCTTCTTGGAGTCAATCCTGGGCGCTGA